In the genome of Afipia felis ATCC 53690, the window GGGAACGACGCTCGCCTGCGGCACGATCGCAATCGGATGGCCTTCCTTCTTCTCCATGCCCTCCTTGGTGTTGCCACACGCGGAGAACGTCACTTTCGAGGGGAATGCCATCTCGGAAATCTGCTTCAGGCGATCCTTCACCGGCGACTTGTCGTCACGGAACATGTTCAGCCCCGGCCCGTAAGCCACTACCTCGACCTCAACCGCTTCGCTCTTGTCGCCATAATACTTCATGATGTTGGTGACGTTGTTGAGCGCCAGATTCATCGTGGCGGGGTCGTTCTGATCGACCTGAATGGCGATGCGATGCGGCTTGGCATCGGCCGCATGCGCAGCGGAGAACATCGAAAACATAATTGTAAAGGCCGCAGCCAGCTTCCAGAAAGTCCGCATATCGGAATCTCCTTAGGGACGA includes:
- a CDS encoding DsrE family protein; translated protein: MRTFWKLAAAFTIMFSMFSAAHAADAKPHRIAIQVDQNDPATMNLALNNVTNIMKYYGDKSEAVEVEVVAYGPGLNMFRDDKSPVKDRLKQISEMAFPSKVTFSACGNTKEGMEKKEGHPIAIVPQASVVPSGVVRLSELQEQGWTYIKP